The window ACGTGAATCGTGACGGGCTATTGGATCTTGCGGTTACGAATTTCAACTCAGGCTCGGTGACGCTGCTTCTGGGTGACGGAGCGGGCGGCATTGCGTCTCAGACGAATTTCTTCGTTGGAAATGGCCCGCGTTCTATCGTCGTGACCGACTTCAACAGGGATGGCAAACCAGATCTGGCGGTGGCACTGGCGGGCGAGAACAGAGTCGCGATCTATCTGGGCCTTTGACCCGGTTCTTCTCGTAGACGCCTGTGCACGTCCTAGCGGGTGCCGGGTCATCATGATCGTCTCAGATGGTTAGATCTTGACCGTAGGCCCCAAGAATGGTTACGGGTACCTGATCTGGACGAGCGCGGTGATTCGCCCGTCGAGGCCGACGGCCGGGTGCGTCGCGATGTCGGCCGGAATCGGCGTCAGATCGCGCGGGAAGACGAGGCCGAAGAAGGAGTCCGCGTTGCGCGGCGTCGGCCCCGCCGCCGTCGCCTCGGCCACGACCGAGCGCGCGCCCGCGAGCGCGGCGAGAGCCGGATCGTCGGGCGCGTAGATCCGGAAGGGGATCGAGAGCGGGCCGGCCGGCCCCTGGTACGTGAGCCGGCTCCCGTCGACGGCGACCTCTCCCGGCGACTCGCGGACGATGCGCTCGAGATCTTCGTCGCGCATCGCGATCGTCCCGTCGTCGGCCCAGGGGTAGCGCTGGAGGTAGTAGGGGAGGCGCGCGCGGGCGTGCGCCTGCCTCGAGCAGAGGGGCGGCGCCTGGTCCTCGCGCCGGAAGTCCTCGAGGATGATCTGCGAGCAGCCGGAGTCGACGTCGGCCTTGAGCCCCGTGCGGGCGTCGACGGCGTACGTCTCGATCCCCGGCGGACGCCGAAACGTCTCCCCCGGGTGCGCGGCGAGCCATCCCCGCATGATGTCGATCCAGATCGGCAG is drawn from Acidobacteriota bacterium and contains these coding sequences:
- a CDS encoding VCBS repeat-containing protein, coding for VNRDGLLDLAVTNFNSGSVTLLLGDGAGGIASQTNFFVGNGPRSIVVTDFNRDGKPDLAVALAGENRVAIYLGL